GAGGCGCTGCGGATGCTCATGCCGTCGATCTCCATGCAGATGGAGGCCTCGGCCAAGTTCATGAGTTCGGCGCACGTCACCGATATCCGGGAACTGCGCAACTACACGCGGTCCGAACTGGAGACCGAGCGCAAGCGCTACTACCGGTCGTTCGTGCGTGCCTACGGGCAGGCGGTGGCAGAACGCATTCGTGAGTTCCGGGCACGGCTCCAGGAAATGGCCACCCATGACGGAGAGTCAGGGGTCACTGAGGGTAGCGGTCAGAACGGTTCGGTACGTGGCGCGGAGTTGGTTCTCCGGGACGACGTGAACCGGGTGAACGAAGAGTTCCACAAGCAATTCCCACAGTTGCGCAAACACCGCCCCGAGCGCACCCACAGCGCCGCCGGGTACCGCGCCGGATACCGCCGCGGACGCCAGGCTGAGCTGGGTCTGGAGACCCCGGTGACCAGCGGACGGGCCTCCACTCTGGCCGAGGGCGAATAGCTCTTCACCACGAGTTATCCACAGGCTGTGCACAGTTTCCACAGGCACACCGTTTTCCCATGTCAAAGCGGAAATACGAGTCGATTCGAGAGGGTGTTCGGGTCTCTGAGAGGGTCGATCACCCGGGGTTATCCACAGGCCGAGGAAGAAGCCTGTGGATAACCTGTGGACAGTCCTGTGGAGAACTTTCCCAAGAGCAGTAAAACCGCTGGTCAAGTAACCCGCAGTGGTTGGACGAGGTAGCGGAAAGTGGGCTCCTCGCCCTCCTTCGACGGAACGTCGGTGAACACGGCGGGTTTGATCGGCTCGGTGAAGTTCAGGTAGGCGGTGTCGGACTCCACCGCGCCCAGCCCGTCCACCAGGTAGTCGGGGCGGAAGGCCACCCGGATCGGGTCCCCCTGGTAGCCCACCTCGATGGCCTCCACGGCCTGGGCGTCATCCCCGGAACCGGCCTCCAACACCACCTCACCCTCCGTGAAGGCGAGCCGGAGCGGCGTGTTTCGGTCCGCCACCAAAGCGACCCGTTTGATCGCCTCCACCAATGGCGAGACCGCGACCTCGGCCCGCCCGGAGAACTCGGTGGGAAACCAGGTGGCGTACTTGATGAAGTCGCTGTCGATCAGCCGGGTGGTGGTCCGGCGCTCGCCGTTCTCGAAGCCGATCATGCCCTCGCCCGGCGAGAGGCTGACCCCCTCGCCCAGCGGGACGGTGGACAGGGCGATGTCCACGTTGCTCTGGTTGATCAGCCCGCGAACCGTGTTGGCCAGGGTGCGCGCGGGCACGAGCGCGGCGACGTCGATCCCGGGGTCCTCCGGGCGCCACCAGAGCTCGCGGACCGCGATGCGGTAGCGGTCGGTGGCCACCACCTTCAGGGTGTCGCCGGAGAAGTCGAGGTAGGCGCCGGTGAGCATCGGCAGGGTGTCGTCCCGACTGGCGGCGGGGGCCACCTGGCGCACCGCCGTGGTGAAGGCGTCCGCGGGGACGGAACCGATCTTCCCCGGCATCCCGGGCAGGCTCGGGTAGTCCTCCAGCGGCATGGTGATCAGGGTGAACTTGGCGGCCCCGGCGCTGATCAGCACCTTGGGGCCGTCGGTGTCGATGTACACCGTGCCCGAGGGGAGATTGTTGACGATCTCGGCCAGCAGACGCCCGGGGACCAGCAGGGCACCGGGCTCCTCCGACAGCACCTCCACCGAGGCCCGGGTGGAGACCTCGTAGTCGAAACCGGACAGGTGCAGGGAGTCCCCGTCCGCGGAGACCTCCATCCGCATCCCCGCGAGAACGGGGACGGCGTGCCTGGCCGGCAGGGCGCGAGCGGTCCATGCGACCGCCTCCGCGAACGCG
This DNA window, taken from Nocardiopsis exhalans, encodes the following:
- the dnaN gene encoding DNA polymerase III subunit beta, producing MDRDAFAEAVAWTARALPARHAVPVLAGMRMEVSADGDSLHLSGFDYEVSTRASVEVLSEEPGALLVPGRLLAEIVNNLPSGTVYIDTDGPKVLISAGAAKFTLITMPLEDYPSLPGMPGKIGSVPADAFTTAVRQVAPAASRDDTLPMLTGAYLDFSGDTLKVVATDRYRIAVRELWWRPEDPGIDVAALVPARTLANTVRGLINQSNVDIALSTVPLGEGVSLSPGEGMIGFENGERRTTTRLIDSDFIKYATWFPTEFSGRAEVAVSPLVEAIKRVALVADRNTPLRLAFTEGEVVLEAGSGDDAQAVEAIEVGYQGDPIRVAFRPDYLVDGLGAVESDTAYLNFTEPIKPAVFTDVPSKEGEEPTFRYLVQPLRVT
- a CDS encoding DUF2786 domain-containing protein, with the translated sequence MVERVRGLLRMAEDPSVTDAESQAFTAKAAELMTRHAIAEAEARAERGEEPDAISRMDYTVAGVGGHGKARVKALADIAAAYGCQSAVRGNNSENTERTIILVGTVSALEALRMLMPSISMQMEASAKFMSSAHVTDIRELRNYTRSELETERKRYYRSFVRAYGQAVAERIREFRARLQEMATHDGESGVTEGSGQNGSVRGAELVLRDDVNRVNEEFHKQFPQLRKHRPERTHSAAGYRAGYRRGRQAELGLETPVTSGRASTLAEGE